One stretch of Cedecea neteri DNA includes these proteins:
- the lolC gene encoding lipoprotein-releasing ABC transporter permease subunit LolC: MYQPVALFIGLRYMRGRAADRFGRFVSWLSTIGITLGVMALVTVLSVMNGFERELQNNILGLMPQALITSPSGSINPQQLPADSLKLQGVTRIAPLTTGDVVLQSARSVGVGVMLGVEPDEKDPLSPFLVNVKQADLVAGKYNVILGEQLAGSLGVKRGETIRIMVPSASQFTPMGRLPSQRLFTVIGTFAASSEVDGYQMLVNQQDASRLMRYPAGNITGWRLWLAEPLKVDVLSQQTLPQGTEWKDWRERKGELFQAVRMEKNMMGLLLSLIVAVAAFNIITSLGLLVMEKQGEVAILQTQGLTRRQIMAVFMVQGAGAGVIGALLGALLGALLASQLNNLMPVIGILLDGAALPVAIEPLQVVVIAIVAMAIALLSTLYPSWRAAATQPAEALRYE; encoded by the coding sequence ATGTATCAACCTGTCGCGTTATTTATAGGCCTGCGCTACATGCGTGGGCGAGCAGCGGACCGCTTCGGCCGCTTCGTCTCCTGGCTGTCGACGATTGGCATCACCCTCGGGGTTATGGCGCTGGTCACGGTCCTTTCGGTAATGAATGGCTTCGAGCGCGAGCTGCAAAACAACATCCTGGGGCTGATGCCGCAGGCGTTGATCACCTCGCCGTCCGGCTCCATCAATCCTCAACAACTTCCCGCCGATTCCCTGAAGCTTCAGGGCGTGACGCGTATTGCGCCGCTGACCACCGGGGACGTGGTGCTGCAAAGCGCCCGCAGCGTGGGCGTGGGCGTGATGCTGGGCGTGGAGCCGGACGAAAAAGACCCGCTTTCTCCGTTCCTGGTCAACGTCAAGCAGGCCGACCTGGTGGCCGGCAAGTACAACGTCATTCTCGGCGAGCAGCTTGCCGGTTCACTGGGCGTTAAGCGCGGTGAAACTATCCGTATCATGGTGCCATCCGCCAGCCAGTTCACGCCGATGGGGCGTTTGCCGAGCCAGCGTCTGTTCACCGTGATTGGCACCTTTGCGGCAAGCAGTGAAGTCGACGGCTACCAGATGCTGGTTAACCAGCAGGATGCTTCGCGCCTGATGCGCTACCCGGCGGGGAATATCACCGGCTGGCGCCTGTGGCTTGCCGAGCCGCTCAAAGTCGACGTGCTGAGCCAGCAAACGCTGCCGCAGGGCACCGAATGGAAAGACTGGCGCGAGCGTAAAGGCGAGCTGTTCCAGGCCGTGCGCATGGAGAAAAACATGATGGGCCTGCTGCTGAGCCTGATCGTCGCCGTCGCCGCGTTTAACATCATTACCTCGCTTGGCCTGCTGGTGATGGAAAAACAGGGCGAAGTGGCGATTCTGCAAACCCAGGGGCTGACCCGCCGCCAGATAATGGCGGTGTTTATGGTTCAGGGCGCGGGCGCGGGCGTGATTGGCGCCTTGCTCGGGGCCTTGCTCGGGGCGCTGCTTGCCAGCCAGCTGAATAATTTAATGCCGGTAATCGGCATTCTGCTCGATGGCGCGGCCCTGCCGGTGGCTATCGAGCCGTTACAGGTTGTGGTGATTGCCATTGTGGCGATGGCCATTGCTCTGCTGTCCACGCTTTACCCTTCGTGGCGCGCCGCCGCGACCCAACCCGCTGAGGCTTTACGTTATGAGTAA
- the lolD gene encoding lipoprotein-releasing ABC transporter ATP-binding protein LolD, with protein MSNSVLLQCDNLCKRYQEGKVQTDVLHDVSFSINAGELMAIVGSSGSGKSTLLHLLGGLDTPTSGDVVFNGQAMSKLSSAAKAELRNRELGFIYQFHHLLPDFTALENVAMPLLIGKKKPEEVQQRALEMLAAVGLDHRSSHRPSELSGGERQRVAIARALVNNPRLVLADEPTGNLDARNADSIFELLGELNVRQGTAFLVVTHDLQLAKRMSRQLEMRDGRLTHELTLMGAQ; from the coding sequence ATGAGTAATTCTGTCCTGTTGCAGTGTGACAACCTGTGCAAACGCTATCAGGAAGGCAAGGTGCAAACGGATGTGCTGCACGATGTCAGCTTCAGCATCAACGCGGGCGAACTGATGGCGATCGTCGGCAGCTCCGGCTCTGGCAAAAGTACCTTGCTGCATCTGCTGGGCGGGCTGGACACGCCCACCTCCGGCGACGTGGTATTCAACGGCCAGGCGATGAGCAAACTCTCGTCGGCGGCGAAGGCGGAATTGCGTAACCGCGAGCTGGGCTTTATTTATCAGTTCCACCATCTGCTGCCGGATTTCACCGCGCTGGAAAACGTCGCGATGCCGCTGCTTATCGGCAAGAAAAAACCCGAAGAAGTGCAGCAGCGCGCGCTGGAGATGCTGGCCGCCGTTGGGCTGGATCACCGCAGCAGCCACCGACCTTCTGAACTGTCCGGCGGTGAACGTCAGCGCGTGGCGATTGCCCGTGCGCTGGTGAATAACCCGCGCCTGGTGCTGGCGGATGAGCCAACCGGTAACCTGGATGCGCGCAACGCCGACAGTATTTTCGAGCTGCTTGGCGAGCTGAACGTGCGCCAGGGCACCGCTTTCCTCGTCGTCACCCATGACCTGCAGCTGGCTAAGCGTATGTCCCGCCAGCTGGAAATGCGCGATGGCCGCCTGACCCACGAGCTGACCTTGATGGGAGCGCAGTAA
- a CDS encoding acyltransferase family protein produces the protein MKKKQLWINQIKGLCICLVVIYHSVITFYPHLTALGPGLNQYVAKLWVYLNLYLAPFRMPVFFFISGYLITRYIHEVRWRDSVDKRLWSIFYVLLLWGLIQWVALTHLNQWLAPDLERNPASNAAYADSLGQFAISMAKASTSLWYLYALLVYFVIFKALRRYRIPVLMVLMGINVVIAFAPLPWWGLNSVVRNMVYYGLGAWFGPLLMAWMKDFRFSQHPFSCAAVAVGSLALYFVNVPLVISLVSIVAILRVFYLLNGWREAREDGFLNVVGSNTIAIYTTHRILIEALSLVMLAKINAGDFSDSLVLAILLVYPFVSLGICTLVGLGFRKLSVALFGDLFFSPPAQIAARS, from the coding sequence ATGAAGAAAAAGCAACTCTGGATCAACCAAATCAAAGGATTATGCATTTGCCTGGTAGTTATCTACCATTCGGTGATTACGTTCTACCCTCACCTCACCGCCCTCGGGCCAGGCCTGAATCAGTACGTCGCCAAGCTGTGGGTTTACCTCAACCTCTACCTCGCCCCCTTCCGTATGCCGGTGTTTTTCTTTATTTCCGGTTACCTGATAACCCGCTATATCCATGAGGTCAGGTGGCGAGACAGCGTGGATAAACGGCTGTGGAGCATTTTCTACGTGCTGCTGCTGTGGGGCCTGATTCAGTGGGTCGCGCTCACACACCTCAACCAGTGGCTGGCGCCGGATCTCGAGCGCAACCCGGCGTCTAACGCCGCCTACGCCGACTCGCTCGGGCAGTTCGCTATCAGTATGGCGAAGGCCAGCACCAGCCTGTGGTATCTCTATGCCCTGCTGGTCTACTTCGTGATATTTAAAGCGCTGCGCCGCTACCGCATTCCCGTCCTGATGGTGCTGATGGGGATCAACGTGGTCATCGCCTTTGCGCCGTTGCCCTGGTGGGGGCTGAACAGCGTGGTGCGCAATATGGTGTATTACGGTCTGGGCGCGTGGTTTGGCCCTTTGCTGATGGCCTGGATGAAGGACTTCCGCTTTTCGCAACACCCGTTTAGCTGCGCCGCCGTAGCCGTGGGATCGCTGGCACTTTATTTTGTGAACGTGCCGCTGGTGATTTCTCTGGTGTCGATCGTGGCTATCCTGCGCGTGTTCTACCTGCTGAACGGCTGGCGCGAAGCACGAGAAGACGGCTTCCTTAACGTTGTCGGCTCCAACACCATCGCCATCTATACTACGCACCGCATTTTGATTGAGGCGTTGAGCCTCGTCATGCTGGCTAAAATCAATGCCGGTGATTTTTCCGACTCGCTGGTGCTGGCGATTCTGCTGGTCTATCCGTTTGTCAGCCTCGGCATTTGTACGCTGGTTGGCCTCGGCTTCCGCAAACTTTCCGTGGCGCTTTTCGGCGACCTGTTTTTCTCGCCTCCCGCCCAAATCGCCGCCCGTTCCTGA